TATTGATTCCACCTCATTttgttcacaaaaaaaaaagtattgatacaacacaaaaatatttttagtatcttTAAATCAACTAGATTCTCAACCTTTGTTAGCTAGATTGTTAGTCCAAAtgtttgaggaaaaaaaagaagaagaagatgctGACCCCTTCCAAATCACTGTGTAAAGCCTGAGTATCTGTTACCTGTAAGAAGTTTCCCAGGGCCAGGGAATAGCTCATTGGTAGAGCATAGACCTGGCGTCTCCAGGCCTAGAGTTCAGTCCCAATATCacaatgacccctgagtaccttCAGGTGTCCCCACATGGCCCCAGGACCACTAGTCCTTAATAGCACTTCATCTTCAAACCCAAATCCTTACTGAACATCTCCAGGCTTGGCCCAGGATCCACCCACCTCCTGCTCTAAAGTGCTagcccctataaaaataaatatggggcCCAGGGATAGGTTCCTATCTTGGAAAAACTGCCTTGCCAGGGGAACATCATTGATTCCCAGTGCCACATGTGCCAAGCATGATCCTGGTGCTCTGTTGTCCTCAGTACTACTACCAGCTTATATTGCCACACCATAGCCGGTTGCATGTGAGCACACAGGTAGAGGAATACAATCTTTAATAGGCACcactaaaaaaatgtttgaaaagaaaaacattacttTTAAAGATGTTTGAGCACTGGGAATAACCGGAAAGTGTGGTTCTGCTAAGGCCAAGTGAGCACCGCAGTAACCCGTAGTGAGCATTATAGCCAGAATGTTCATGGGCACAAACACTGGAGTTTTTCCTCAGCGAGCACCTCGGTGACAGTGCAAGCACTGCAGCTGGATGTGGGACCCTCAGTGAATTCACAGCAAAAAAATTTGTGAACATCACAGCAAGTATGTGTGTGGCCCCTGTTACCACAACAATGAAGGGGTGATATAATCACTAatgttttaattcatattttaaactagtattaatttttgtttatatattgatttggtaataataaaaaatgttaacacCCAGATAaaatttgcatgcagccagtgtTAATCTTCTTTAGGTGTTATTGCTCTGAAGACTTATTTCTAGGAGCTAGAGAGgtcgcacgcggccaacccaggttgatccccaggatcccatatgggtgcccaagcaccaccaggactaattcctgagtacagagcaggaataacccctgagcatcactggttgtgccCTCTcccaattgaaaaatattttttaagcaaataattatttctaaaatattttttcagtagtACTGCCATACGAAAAATACACTTAAAGGTATGTCAAGGGATACAATGAATTGCTTGTATTTATAGTTTTACTCATTGTTTAACTTGAATGTTAATAGTAACCTTATTTTTAAACTTGATTCAGTTTGATGCCAAACTAGCAACAGTTCAAGTTAAATCAAAATCAAATCCAGATTCTACTGCTTTAGCACATAGTATCTACAAAAAGGTATGTGAGTTTTCCTTCCAGCTGCTGCTTAAGAGAATTTTTACTGGTTTCTATAAGTATTAGAAGTATTAGTCtttgtgtattatttttaaatgcaatatttatgaatatacgTAATAGTTTTTCTTAAAATGCACCACCTAATCagaaaggaattaaaatttttatgaccCTTTGAATAATTTTAGACTAGTAAATATTAGTTCAGTAAAATATTGGAAATTCCTTTTAACTCTTTATAGTCTGAGAAATCCTGTAATATAGTTTGAACTAAGGTTGactttatattctctttttttttttttactttacattCTGAAGCTGCTTTATGCATTAGGTATGCAGTGCTTAGTATGACTATTCCTGGATTACAGTAACAGTTTTGGTGtggttttctttgtgtgtgtgtgtgtctcatgtAGAAATTTCAGCatcttttagaagaaaaaaacaaggagATTTCGATTCTTCGAAATACCATTCATGAATTACAACAACGCCTTTCTGCTGTGAGAGATTCCCACCTTAAATCTACTGACAAAAATTCTAACCTTAAGCGGAGACGACTTTGAGCATAGCAGTAAATTCATTAGTGCTATTAATTTGCTTAAAAAATAGTTGGAATTTTTACTTCTATTGTCAATAataacagaaacaacaaataacTTTATGCTTTTTATTGAGTTTATTTTCAGCATATCCACACCTTGTCCAACAGTGCAAGACTGCAAGACTGCATTCTTGCTTAATGGTATTAACCATAAAGAAGTTCAGGTTTACAGGAAATAAGTTTACCTATTAAACCATCATTGACTATGGAAATACTTTCTAAGCAACCAAAACATAGACAGCATTCTGGATCTTCTCCTTACATCTTTCAAGACAGAAATTCTCAAATTGTACAGAGTGTGAAATAATGCTAAAGAAACCAGATAAAAGTTTCATTCCTATGTGAtagtaaaaatcaaaatatgagtCTTAgatataaaaaagtatataaatggATAGCAAAATAGTCATGTGTAAGTATTCCTGAATCCTAAAAGAATTCACTTAAAGATTTAGTCAGTTTTAAAgataagtttaaaaagaaaacgaTAATATTGTTAgaagaagttagaaaaaaatggaaaacatgtCTTTATTGTTCTTTCTCCATCCCAATTGCTAAGTATCCAACAGAAGCCCCTAGGTCATAGTTTTTGCTTCTGTCTTCATTAATGCAAATAGAATattggaagaagaaaaagaaagacatattAACCAAATGCTGCAATCACCTTTCAGTTgcccaataataaaattttggtaTGGATCaatgtttctttgaaataaatttaaaattttgaagccAAATAATATCTCTCTTTATGTTTGCACAaatctaattttctatttttggatCACAAATTAGATAGCTAGTAAAATGCTGGAAGTGGAATTGTGCCTAGACCAATTTGGGGAGTAATCCAATTAAACTGTTTAGTTTGCAGGTCATTTTCACATTTCTGCCTGATTTTTTCAGCTTCATTTGGTGTTGTCTACTGTGGGCTTGGGCTGCTGACCTGACTGTCAGGCAGCAGGAGGCAAACGTCACTGTCAGGATTCAATGACATTCTCCTCTGCCCAAAGACCCTGTCAGCTGCATAAAGAGGGGAGGTTTTCATTACACTGTCAGGTGATGGCAGACCCTGTTTTTTCAAAGACCAGATGTCGGCAGTGTCAGCATCAGCTACTGGGAGCCAACTCTGAATCTTTGGGCAACTTTCAAAGTAGCTGATTTATACATCTCTTTCGTCAGAGCTTCTTTTGTGGAAGAGAAAGTTGAGACCCTCCACTTGCAGGCATATCTCAGTTCTCGGGGTCGCCCTGACTCGGTGGGCCCTTGTGCTTATGGTGGTGATGGAGGTGTGTAAGAGAGGGATGCTCTGAAGCTTCTGTCTTTTCTGGTTGCTGGTGCTCTGAAAACTGAGGGTGcccaagctgctggtgcccatgCCTGTGATGATGGGGCTGGTGATGGAAATGGTGTGGAGCCTCGGTGGGCTTCTCTGCAGATGCCAAAGAAATGTTCTTACAGAATTCTTCGTGTTTCAGAGTCTGCAACAAATACAGAAGtcattcataaataaatttaaaattattttcaagggTGCATACATATTATTTACAAAACTAACAATAATAAATTCCAAGTAGCTAGTTAAACTGGAATGGCTTTGTTTTACTaccattttatgaataaaaattgaTGTCAGTCTCAGTagcacatatattatttttttcaagttttgtcCCCTTCCTTATCTAATTCTGTCTTTCTTGTACAAAGCTTATAATCACAGAATTTCCAAGCCATCAAAACCACAAGAATCTACACAATTGTAAAGAATGAGACCCAAATTATAAtacataaagtttaaaaattggtTTTGCTAAGGAACAGTGAGGACTGGGAGGTGGAAGGGAACTATGGTACACTGCAGGAGGGACACTGGCCCTGGGACacgggtggtgggtgtggtattgaAACTATCAGGACCATTCTTGTAAATCTTGGTGTCTacataaaaattagagaaaacataaaagaatCCTCAAGCATTTTACAAGTGAATTAAtatctattttgaaaatattttttaaaagcgcATAATACAATTAAAGTTCAGTAGTTCACATAAGCTTTTATAGTAGTTAAATCAACAGCAGAATTTAAATTGCCCTCTTCTTCAGAATAGCATTGCTATTTTGAAGAAAAGTCTGGAGATATAtaaggctttttaaaaagtcaaaccctgggctggagagatagcacagcgggtagggcgttggccttgcacgcggccgacccgggttcaaatcccagcatcccatatggtcccctgagcaccgccaggggtaattcctgagtgcagagccaggagtaacccctgtgcatcgccgggtgtgacccaaaaaccaaaaaaaaaaaaaaaaaaaactcaaacccTTATATTTATAGCTATGTAAGTGAAGCTtaataaactaattaaaagaaCTTAGACTGAAATAAAGTTGGTCAACTCTGAAATCCTAAAATCAGCTGACTGTCATGTCAGCAATGCATCATAGGTAATACTATATTCTGATACAAGCGAATTTCTCTCTGATAATTCAAAAATGCCAATAAATATTCCAAATTGGTATTTTTAGTACCTCAGTGTATGTCAGGAAATGATCAGAACTACCAAAACTTTAATACTGTGTCCTTACCATAGCTCTGTCAGCTGGAGTAACAAATTACCACTAATTTTCCactgacccagaaattccactctgcATGAATCTAAATCTTTAGTGTGCTGTCTTTATTGCTATGTGTGTCCACAAATCATAGACTCAGAGTTTAAAGATATATCAATGCAGTGTTAAACCTCAATCTAAAGTCAATTTCTAAGTAAAATTGCAACATCAACCTGAGAAACCAAAGAATGACTAAGGGGAGTGGTCTGatgttttggaattttgggaaggTTATAAATTTCACTGGATTTTAGCATACAAATACCAAGTAGTACTTCTGTTgttatttctgaatttctttcgACAAAACACTTTGTTCAGTGtttaaaatatactatattaCGACTATTTAGCAGCTAggtctaacttttttttttgtctaacagATTCTCATATCCAAGAGTAAATATCCTAGATgctaataaagagaaaataacagtAACCAGTAGAAAACAATCTATTTTGAAGTGTAGTAATTTCAGCTGCAGAATGGGCAGCTTGTGTAAGACTTCACAGAAAAGTTACAGTCCTACATTCTTTATTTCAGCCCAAATGCCATTTCAGATAATGCTATGACTAAGTCTTGCACACTAAGTCAATGTGCGCTTGTGTTTACACATTTAGAATATACAATATTATACACTTATTTTAGGTTGGTTAAATACTTCCAGCAATTATGCAACATCATTTGATAGTATTGAAATTGTGATTTTTGATTTTTACTTTCTAAAATCCTTAGTTAAAAGTGGtagtctaaaaaaaaagaaaaaaagtggtagTCTGGATcttgaaaagatgttttaaagtATACACTGCAAAACAAAGGGAATGTAATTATAAAACTacagttgtttatttttagtatatCATCAAAAACAATGATTATCTAATTGatcataaaataatgatttatttaCTAACTCTTAAAAGATTTCCTCTTTTCTCCCAGTAAATAATAATTcagaaataataagtaaaaatacCGTGAGAGAGCAATTTCCACATTTGTTTTCACAGTAAGCAATCTTAATGGCTTCTTCTACATAGGGgaaagatagaaaggaaaaaGGTATGCCAATATGATAGACAAGACGACCGcatctgaaaaagaaaacagaaatacaaaattattacatTATATTCTGTAATGTGATTCTACTTAAACATAGTATTGGATAGATATTTCTTGTCCTAACACTATGAGACCATTTGATCCAGAAGTAGCcccacaccaccaagtgtggcccaagaaaccaACAAACACGACTTAAAACCCTTGTGTTCCTTCTGTAAATTTCCTTAAACAGGGTTTCAGATGAGCTCCCTTGCATAATCTACAAGGTCGGGTTATGGTATAGACTGTAGTGCATCTAATCCTGGCATCTGATGTTTTATAGACCTGTCTAAATAGGATcaccttttggggctggagtgatagcacagcaggtagggcgtttgccttgcacgcggccgacccgggttcaaatcccagcatcccatatggtcccctgagcaccgccaggagtaattcctgagtgcatgagccaggagtgacccctgtgtattgccgggtgtgaccaaaaaagaaaaaataaaataaaaagaaaaaaataggatcaCCTTTAGTATAATCATTGTGGTTTGGTCAAATACAGTTTTGTAATAGACCTATAACTTCTACTTCAAGTGCCCAAACCACTGATGTGCTTAGCTCTGTAAATTACATAAGTTTCTCATAACTTCTAAGACAACAAAAATTCCATAcaagagatcaaaagcagaaTAAAAGAGCTCAAGTCTTAGAtagttgttcatttaaaaatgtatgtgtatatataaaaatttcatcacaatgaaaataaattacacaACGCTTAACATTCTCACAAAAGGTAGAGCTAAAATGCCCACATCTTACCcctatataattttatgtaaatattgaaTGCTTATAGCTTGCAACTAACTAAATCAGAAATTTGGAGATCTAAAAGAATGAATTCCAATAAAAAGATTTACTATAAGATCAATTAGGGCACGGggttcagagagacagcacaagatATAAGGGACTTGCCTCGCAACCCACTatcccaggttcgaatcccagcaccacgtgtaTTTCCCTGGACACAAtcaagtgtggtccaaacccccacccatccaaaatgaaacaaataaagacCCTGTAGAGTGTAAGTCTAGGCAGAGTCTAGCTTACCCCTTCTTAGGAGATCAATGAAAACAATTAGAGCACCAATTAGAAATACTAATAAAGTATGCCATGAGGTTCCTTCAAAATGTGATTGCTATAATGGTTCATGAAATCAAAAACCAATTCAGGCAGATTTTGATTAACATATTTTTGgcttttcgttttttgtttttgtttggtttgttttttgagccatacccggcaattcccagggcttactcctggctcctgtgttcagggatcactcctgacagataggcgggaccatatggcatgccagggatcaagccaggtttGGTCACGTACAAgataacaccctacctgctacactatcactcgagcccctgGTTAATATACTTTATGTGGTCTGTTTACATACTTTATATGGTTAACATACTTTACAGCTTGTAAAGTCAAGTAAGTAACCTCAAAACTATTAATTGCATTAGTGATAAACGAGTAGTCTGCAAGTATAGTTATTAACATACAAAATCCTTAGGTTCAAATTATACATGATACAAATATGGGggctttttttctatttaaccAGAATAACAATTTactgaaggggcaggagagaggaatacagtcatttttttcttaattttccaatTGAAATGTTCAATTCATTTGTGCCAAggaatattatttcaataatattaaaaccaaacatttTAAATGACTCACAAAGCAGCAGATTATTTGtcaataaaataacaagaaaatgtcatttttaaaatctttttaatgttgaatattcaaataatttttgatttgGAATATGTCTGAGTattttgtgtttatatacataCCTGTCATATACGAGAAAGTCATCTTTATTCCCATTTAAAAGAGTCCAGATGTCTGTTTGGTTTTCTTCTTGTTGATAAACAGGAATATGCTCTGAAACCTGATTTTTAAGATGTCTATATCTCAGTTGAGAATGGAATCCTTGATGATTAACAATGACATAGGAAATGTTAGAATATCCTTCTTCCTCCAGTTTTACTCGCAGGTCTTCCAATCTGAAATAGTttagttaaggaaaaaaaataataaaacaccctTAATTTCATTcatcacttttctttctcctattttttttcatggaaattCTAGTACTATTTTTTGTACCTCTTCTGTATTTTTGGCTTAGAAAGCTAAAaagcttcatttttaaattattttttgaaaggtGTTCCATTAAAACTTTATGCTAAATACTTTCACAAATAAGTTCTTTTAGttcttaaattaattaataacaaCTGTATGTTAGTTATttgctaatacatttttttttgcccttttgggtcacacccagcgatgcttaggggttactcctggctctgcactcaggaatcacccctggcagtgcttgggggaccatttgggatgccagggatcaaatgcgggttggctgcatgcaaggcaaacgccctacccgctgtaccatcactctggcccctatttgcTAATACATTTTACAGTTAGAATACTACCCAATAAATATTTGGGGACTAAAGAATAAAGTATCTTAAcatgtatttgtttatatatgtttacTTAATGACTTTTGTGGTCAAGCCTAGCTTCATTCCACACTGGCATCTTTGCTTCCTTCCTATATTAAAATCCACTTGTAGAAGTACATTTTAGGATATTTTAATTATACAAGAAATACATGtttatggcttggaagctagcctcacacgctgggggaaagtcgttccagatagagaagggaacaccaagtaatatgtgattggagatcccgagcggggagggagatgcacgctgaaagtagactagagactgaacatgatggccactcaatacccctattgcaaaccacaacatccaaaaggagagagagaggacaaattggaatgctctgctacagaggcggagcggggtgggggggatgggataggagggtgggagggatactgggttcataagtggtggagaatggacactggtggagggatgggctctcgaacattgcatgagggaaaaacaagcatgaaaatgtgtgaatctgtaactgtaccctcactgtgactcactaattaaaaaataaataaataaaaataaataaataagtaaaaataaataaaagcaatgagaccacaaaaaagaaatacatgtttaGAAGactattataaaacataaaacaaaaaaatacaaattttcatgaCCTTAGAAACAACTGTAAACATGTTGGTGTATATCCTCCTGGTCTTCTAAAATGTTCTGTGTGAACATAAAATTTTTCCCAAAATGTGATTCAACAAATGCATCTTTTCCACTCTTTTAAGCTTACCTCTTCTATATATCTAACACTTTGCCCTTAAGAAATTCAAGCCCACAGAAAGAATTCCTTACCTAGATGCCTGGATAATACACAGATGTCAGCTGGCTTGAAGAAGAGCAACCACAGTCACTGAGCCATTTGAGTTCAGCATTGGATCTTCGTCCCTTATGCTCCAGGCTGGAGGTTTCTTACACAAGGAGCTCTGCCCCTGGCTCTCTGTTCCTCCTCCAGGGAGGAGACAGAGAGCCAGGGCCAGCCCCAAGCCTCTCCACATTGGTGGGGTTGTCCTGTAAGAAAGTAAGCCTTTCTGTCACCTTCACAGATGACTCCCCGGTGAAAATAACCCTCACAGCTATCATCCTGTTTCCCATAAATACCTAACCTGTTCAGTCTGTCTCCAGGTGACCTGGCTTATTAATTTGGACCTTCCTGCCAGAGATCTGTCTACAGGAGCACCCAGAGGCAgggggttcaatcttcagcaacccatatggtccccgcagagcaccgccaggagtgattcctgagtgcatagccaaaaAGTAAGCCCAgcgcatcaccagttgtggcccaaaatcaaaacaaaaaaactccaactATCCTAAAATGGTTTAGTGTATTatctaataaaaacaaagaggatATATATAATCTCCAGAGAATTATTAAGACAGTATTAGTATTGATAATGCAATTATCCTTTCGTGGTGGGGAAGGAGGCTGCTTGTttggggggcagtgctcaggggttacttctggctctgtactcaggaattactcgtggtggtactcgggggaacatatagggatgccagagatggaacccaagttggcagcatgcaactaagtacccaacccactgtattataactCCGGTCCCACAATTATCCTTCTTATACCTACTGACTAGCAGTGTGTCAAGCTTGCTTTTATAACTTGTCAGTTAAACTTTCTAATTCTGATCATTATCCTTTCAGCAGCTAAGGAAACTATGACTAAAGGAGAATTTGGGCATTTTGCCCAAGTTTATACATATAGTCACAAGATTGGTTTCAAGCCAATTTTGCTAATCAATCCAACATAACCTCTAACCCACTGAAATATGTTGTCAGTTTTTATATAGGTATAACTATAGCAGCAACTGTTCTCTTTGTGTCCCtgaatgacaaaaaagaaaaaccaccaaaataatttaagctgtttgggggctggaaatatagtatagtgggaaaggccccacacatggccaacccaggttcaatcctagcaccacatatggtcacccacactcactaggagtaatccctgagcaccaccggatatggcccccaaaacaacaaagtaaTAATTTAAGATGTCTGCCTCATGCAAAAAATGATTAGGTTTCCCCTACTTTCTCGAATATAAACTCAGTAGTTATAGAATCTTACGCATCAATGCAATAGTTGATATCTTCATTTTTTCCAAATGGCATAATGTTCTAAATAGCTAACTAGGTAATATCAAATGGAAATGgtattttcctcatttaaatattttggcaAAAAAAGATTTTGGATGTTATTGGAATAAATGCTTCCACTTGCAGATGTTCCTTTGCCACAATTAACAGATTGTTCAACTCTGTTTCTTtagatcatttttttttgaaaatcaacTTTTTCATAATTATAGAGTCAGCTTGAAAAAACGAtagctaacaaaaaaaaaatgataaatagcaAGATTGGGGTTTCTGTAGTCTCGTCAATACAAATTAGGAAATAGCTGCAAATTCCACTGATCTCACCACTTTGCAACTACAGACCTAGAAGTTTGCCACATACTAAAGCAACACTTAACATGTTTCCCATTGAAAGGCATACTATGAAGAaacttttcccctttccttccccccaaaatatgaGGCTCTAGCCTCATTCAGTAAAAAGATACCTGACccactcacttcctccctccctctctctctctctctctctctctctctctctctctctctctctctctctctctctctctctctctctctctctctctctctctcccccctcccgcctTTCATTTACCCCTCCAcctatttcttaaaaacaaaaaaacctatgcttaaaaataaaagagtatgtTTGTCGGACTCAAAATCTCAAAATCAGAAGATTTACCAAACTCTGAAAGAGAAAGCGGCCAAATCCCTACTTACAGCCCCTTCCGCGGCGCCTGCCTCTGCCCCTCCTCAGCTCCACAGCGCCACAAAGGCACAGACAACAGCTGATATTTATAGTCCCGTTGTTTACCTCACCCCTCAGCCAGCGACCAAAGTTCAGTGCCCGCTCTGCTGCGACCTTGCAAGCAGAACAAATTCCTAAGCGGGCAGTCATAAACAAAAGTGTTAGAAAGTAGCAAAATCTGCCATGCGGAAAGGTTTGGGGCAAATATTGATTGATTCGCCATCCTTCTTGGTCACCCCAGTATCTAGGATTTAATGGTACAGTCgagggcggggaggaaggggtAATGAAGGCCgccaagtcatttttttttctccaaactaTAATGGACAAAAACTTTTGCTGACTCACCTAGTTGTGCTGCTGaatggaagaaaaacagaaaaaaaaatttttttttgttttgtccttttGCTTTGTGGTGTCCAGCTACTTTTGTGAGACAAGTCACCCGTTGTTGCCCatctttctgtactatctccagctgCTTTTCTTGCTGCGGTTTCTGCCTATCTGCTTGggggtttgtttggtttgatctggggaccacacccgggttttcaggacttactcctggccctgcgctcaggaatcccACCCGGTGGGATTCTGGACCGTATGGGTTTATTGGAGTTGAACCTGGGCAGGCCTGTGCAGGGCAAGCCCGCCTTggcagctgtactattgctccatccacCTGCTCCCGTCTTTGCTGTGTTCAAAGTTGAGTCTCTGTGGGATGTCATCAGACTTCGCTCTTTTTTCATTTAAGGCAAAGAAACCAGACCTTTTTATATTACCAGAGACGTCTCACTCCCTGAAAGACCTATGTATCCCACAGAATGCATCAAGAATCTCTCCAAATGTACCAATTTAAGTAGCatacaaataaaagttttatttgtgaCCATTTGTCACAAAGCTCCCCCAGTTCAGGTTAGCTAAGTTCTTGAACCACACAGCAAAAGAcaaaggacaaaacaaaacaaaacaaaatgtctttTTCCATTTAATAGTTGGATATGGAAAGGGAGTATggggattttttaaatgtacaagtAGAAGAGAAAATTTCTACACAAAAGTAAGGGGGAGTTTTCCCCCCTCACTACTACCAACAAGCTCAGGCGTAGTGGGAGAGGGTAAGGAGCGGTGTCAAAAActgattcctggggctggagcaatagcacagcgggtagggcatttgccttgcacgcagccgacccgggttcaattcccagcatcccatatggtcccccgagcaccgccaggagtaattcctgagtgcagagccaggagtaacccctgtgcattgctgggtgtgacccaaaaagcaaaaacaaaaaaactgattCCTACCACGCTTGGGGGTAGGCGCTGCCGCCTAGCCCCCAAAAGGATTGGCTCAAAGCCTACAGTGGAACCCCAAAGCAAAGTAACCCCAGCCATGTGTTTGGGGTGTGTGAAGAGAATCTCTCTGTATGGCCTCTTCTGTGCTGGGCAGCCTGGATGCGGATGCGGTCAGCAGTTTGTTGTCGCTGTTTTTAAGGCACAGACTTCTTatagagggggtggggtgaggagtagGGGCTCAGAGAGCCAAGGACCCAGCCCTCGGGAGTACAGCGAGGCCCGTGGCTAGGAATCTGACTCCACAGCCATCTGGAATGAGTTGC
The nucleotide sequence above comes from Sorex araneus isolate mSorAra2 chromosome 1, mSorAra2.pri, whole genome shotgun sequence. Encoded proteins:
- the SELENOP gene encoding selenoprotein P isoform X2, whose protein sequence is MWRGLGLALALCLLPGGGTESQGQSSLCKKPPAWSIRDEDPMLNSNGSVTVVALLQASUHLCIIQASRLEDLRVKLEEEGYSNISYVIVNHQGFHSQLRYRHLKNQVSEHIPVYQQEENQTDIWTLLNGNKDDFLVYDRCGRLVYHIGIPFSFLSFPYVEEAIKIAYCENKCGNCSLTTLKHEEFCKNISLASAEKPTEAPHHFHHQPHHHRHGHQQLGHPQFSEHQQPEKTEASEHPSLTHLHHHHKHKGPPSQGDPENUDMPASGGSQLSLPQKKLURKRCINQLLUKLPKDSELAPSSUCUHCRHLVFEKTGSAITUQCNENLPSLCSUQGLWAEENVIESUQURLPPAA
- the SELENOP gene encoding selenoprotein P isoform X1, which produces MWRGLGLALALCLLPGGGTESQGQSSLCKKPPAWSIRDEDPMLNSNGSVTVVALLQASUHLCIIQASRLEDLRVKLEEEGYSNISYVIVNHQGFHSQLRYRHLKNQVSEHIPVYQQEENQTDIWTLLNGNKDDFLVYDRCGRLVYHIGIPFSFLSFPYVEEAIKIAYCENKCGNCSLTTLKHEEFCKNISLASAEKPTEAPHHFHHQPHHHRHGHQQLGHPQFSEHQQPEKTEASEHPSLTHLHHHHKHKGPPSQGDPENUDMPASGGSQLSLPQKKLURKRCINQLLUKLPKDSELAPSSUCUHCRHLVFEKTGSAITUQCNENLPSLCSUQGLWAEENVIESUQURLPPAAUQSGQQPKPTVDNTKUSUKNQAEMUKUPAN